A genomic region of Oscillatoria sp. FACHB-1407 contains the following coding sequences:
- the yidD gene encoding membrane protein insertion efficiency factor YidD, with amino-acid sequence MKTILIGLIRVYRVLISPLYPPVCRFQPTCSQYAIEAIAQHGAIRGSWLAVRRISRCHPFHPGGYDPVPPRSSATEDSTSEDR; translated from the coding sequence ATGAAAACCATCCTCATTGGGTTAATCCGAGTTTATCGGGTGTTGATTTCACCGCTATATCCCCCCGTCTGCCGTTTCCAGCCCACCTGCTCACAATACGCCATTGAGGCGATCGCTCAACATGGGGCGATTCGAGGCTCATGGTTGGCGGTGCGGCGTATCTCCCGCTGTCACCCATTTCATCCTGGAGGATACGATCCGGTTCCTCCTCGGTCGTCTGCAACCGAAGATTCGACCTCCGAAGATCGTTAA
- a CDS encoding FHA domain-containing protein, whose translation MASSESHQNHLLIIEDNKGRREFVLDSPVYSIGRDPKCDIRLISQFVSRRHATLVQLPNEDGSYYYRIVDGNLKGKPSANGLLINGRKLQAHDLQDADKIVFGPQVQAVYYLLKREAVSTIPPDDWDITLISPGMIEEEEGENGTSDPNGLKEVFEDDDGDDEDDEQPITAINNDDDES comes from the coding sequence ATGGCAAGTTCAGAATCGCACCAGAACCATCTGTTGATTATTGAGGACAACAAAGGACGTCGTGAGTTTGTTCTTGACAGTCCGGTGTATTCGATTGGCAGAGATCCTAAATGCGACATCCGGCTGATCTCTCAGTTTGTTTCCCGTCGCCATGCCACGCTTGTTCAACTCCCGAATGAGGACGGCAGCTACTATTACCGCATCGTAGATGGTAATTTGAAAGGCAAACCCAGTGCTAATGGTTTATTGATTAACGGTCGAAAACTGCAAGCTCATGACTTGCAAGATGCCGACAAGATTGTTTTTGGTCCTCAAGTGCAAGCGGTGTATTACCTGTTGAAACGGGAAGCGGTTTCTACGATTCCTCCCGATGATTGGGATATCACGTTGATCAGCCCAGGCATGATCGAAGAAGAAGAAGGTGAGAATGGAACCTCTGACCCTAACGGCTTAAAGGAAGTTTTTGAGGACGATGATGGCGATGATGAGGACGACGAGCAACCCATCACCGCGATTAACAATGACGATGACGAAAGCTGA
- a CDS encoding heavy metal translocating P-type ATPase: MQSPLLDTAPDITDTPANQTIALDVSGMKCAGCVKAVENQLTQYPGVVSATVNLVTEVAMVEYSPEVVQPTDLAHRLTDIGFPTQLRQSLDGDEPPPGYVDPVERHRQEAREQLWRVAIALVLLILSGIGHLDHFGWHIPGLSAIEFHWGLATLALIGPGRTILVDGWRGLRHNIPNMNSLIGLGAVTAYITSVVALLFPQLGWECFFDEPVMLLGFILLGRTLEQQARTRAAAAMQSLIALKPTLARLIPVQEGSLATQANGQAAFMPSSAVEIAAEKVKVGEWLQVLPGEKIPVDGQVIVGQTTVNEAMLTGESVPVTKQAGDLVAAGTLNQTGAIAIRATRTGKDTTIAQIIALVEAAQTRKAPIQGLADTIAGYFTYGVMAIALVTFLFWYFIGIPLFGEAAGVMAQSAHLMHTSSHAAMMPHPSPLLLSLKLAIAVLVIACPCALGLATPTAILVGCGVGAERGLLIRGGDVLENVHRLQTVVFDKTGTLTTGHPVITDCVPMGDGSVTRLLQLAATVESGTRHPLAEAIRQGAQQQELTLLPAENFQTEAGCGVSALIEGQMVRVGTADWLLSLGVNIPETAYDQSEKLSNAGKTPCFVAVDTTLIGLIAIQDTLRPDAHETVQQLQNIGLRVMMVTGDQTAVASAIAHSVGISPQDVVAEVRPEAKASIITQLQQQGTRVAMIGDGINDAPALAQADVSISLHSSTAVAIETAEIVLMRDRLQDVVEAIRLSRAAFNTIRQNLFWAFAYNIVGIPIAAGVLLPTQGIVLSPSVAGAIMAFSSVSVVTNSLFLRRMVKD; encoded by the coding sequence ATGCAATCCCCCTTGCTTGACACTGCCCCCGATATTACAGATACCCCTGCCAATCAGACGATCGCCCTGGATGTCAGTGGTATGAAGTGTGCGGGGTGTGTCAAAGCAGTTGAAAATCAATTGACTCAATATCCTGGAGTTGTTTCTGCCACAGTCAACCTGGTAACGGAGGTGGCGATGGTGGAATATTCTCCTGAAGTCGTGCAGCCAACGGATTTAGCCCATCGACTCACAGATATTGGTTTTCCAACCCAACTGCGGCAGTCCCTCGACGGTGATGAGCCTCCACCCGGTTACGTTGACCCTGTTGAACGGCACCGTCAGGAAGCAAGGGAACAGCTTTGGCGAGTGGCGATCGCTCTAGTCCTCCTGATCCTCTCTGGTATTGGGCATCTTGACCACTTTGGTTGGCACATTCCGGGGTTGAGTGCGATTGAGTTTCACTGGGGGTTGGCAACCCTGGCACTGATTGGCCCCGGACGCACCATTTTGGTGGATGGTTGGCGAGGTCTACGTCACAACATCCCCAATATGAACAGCTTGATTGGGTTGGGGGCAGTGACGGCTTACATCACCAGTGTAGTTGCGCTGCTGTTTCCCCAATTGGGCTGGGAGTGCTTTTTTGACGAGCCTGTGATGTTGCTGGGGTTTATCTTGTTAGGGCGAACCCTGGAACAGCAAGCCAGAACTCGTGCTGCTGCTGCTATGCAGTCATTGATTGCGCTGAAACCCACACTGGCACGGTTAATTCCCGTTCAGGAGGGGAGCCTTGCGACACAGGCTAATGGTCAAGCGGCTTTTATGCCATCATCGGCAGTCGAGATCGCGGCTGAAAAGGTCAAGGTTGGAGAGTGGCTACAAGTCCTTCCGGGAGAAAAAATTCCGGTGGATGGGCAGGTCATCGTCGGGCAAACCACGGTGAACGAGGCCATGCTGACGGGGGAATCCGTGCCCGTGACCAAACAAGCGGGAGATCTGGTTGCGGCAGGTACTCTCAATCAAACGGGGGCGATCGCCATTCGTGCCACTCGCACTGGCAAAGACACCACTATCGCCCAAATCATTGCCCTGGTTGAGGCAGCCCAAACCCGCAAAGCTCCCATTCAGGGATTAGCTGACACGATCGCGGGTTACTTTACCTATGGGGTCATGGCGATCGCCCTGGTGACATTCCTCTTCTGGTATTTCATTGGCATTCCGCTGTTTGGCGAGGCGGCGGGGGTGATGGCTCAAAGTGCGCATCTCATGCACACTTCCTCCCATGCTGCGATGATGCCTCATCCGTCGCCGTTGCTGCTCAGCCTCAAACTGGCGATCGCTGTTCTGGTGATTGCCTGCCCCTGTGCCCTCGGCTTGGCAACTCCCACTGCCATTCTGGTGGGATGCGGCGTTGGGGCAGAGCGGGGGTTGTTGATTCGGGGGGGCGATGTGCTCGAAAACGTGCATCGCTTGCAAACTGTTGTCTTTGACAAAACCGGGACGTTGACCACTGGACATCCTGTCATTACCGATTGCGTGCCCATGGGTGATGGGTCGGTAACTCGGTTATTGCAGTTGGCAGCCACGGTTGAAAGTGGCACCCGTCACCCGCTAGCCGAGGCGATTCGGCAAGGGGCACAACAGCAAGAACTGACCTTACTCCCCGCTGAAAACTTTCAAACCGAAGCGGGATGTGGAGTGTCGGCTCTGATCGAGGGGCAGATGGTTCGAGTGGGCACCGCCGATTGGCTGCTCTCCCTGGGAGTAAACATTCCTGAAACCGCTTATGATCAGTCAGAGAAGCTATCAAACGCGGGCAAAACCCCTTGTTTCGTTGCCGTTGATACAACATTAATCGGTCTGATTGCAATTCAAGATACGCTGCGCCCTGACGCTCATGAAACCGTTCAACAACTTCAAAACATAGGATTGCGGGTCATGATGGTGACGGGTGACCAAACCGCTGTTGCCAGTGCGATCGCCCATAGTGTTGGCATTTCTCCTCAAGATGTGGTTGCTGAGGTGCGTCCCGAAGCCAAGGCGTCTATAATCACTCAACTGCAACAACAGGGGACACGAGTTGCCATGATTGGCGATGGCATTAACGATGCACCTGCGCTGGCACAGGCAGATGTCAGCATTTCGCTCCATTCCAGCACGGCAGTCGCGATTGAAACGGCTGAAATTGTGCTCATGCGCGATCGCCTCCAGGATGTAGTTGAAGCAATTCGTCTCAGTCGGGCTGCATTCAACACAATTCGGCAAAATCTGTTCTGGGCATTCGCTTATAATATCGTGGGCATTCCAATTGCAGCTGGGGTTCTTCTACCGACCCAGGGGATTGTTCTAAGCCCATCTGTGGCAGGCGCAATCATGGCATTTAGTTCTGTGAGTGTCGTTACAAATTCCCTGTTTTTGCGAAGAATGGTTAAAGACTGA
- a CDS encoding DUF5684 domain-containing protein, which produces MSDFFSFLFFIAIYAYISYSLMVIGQKCNVENAWLAWIPFGNAYVMCRAADKPGWWVLLMLIPFVNIAIAIIVWVTIAKRLGKSPWLLLLFLVPLLNLALVGYFAFG; this is translated from the coding sequence ATGAGTGATTTTTTCTCTTTTCTCTTTTTCATTGCCATCTACGCTTATATTTCCTACTCCTTGATGGTGATTGGTCAAAAATGTAATGTTGAAAATGCGTGGCTAGCCTGGATTCCTTTTGGTAACGCCTATGTCATGTGTAGAGCAGCAGATAAGCCTGGTTGGTGGGTGCTGCTGATGCTGATTCCGTTTGTCAACATTGCGATCGCAATCATTGTGTGGGTAACCATTGCAAAACGGCTGGGCAAATCTCCCTGGTTATTGCTGCTATTTTTAGTGCCTCTGCTCAATCTGGCATTAGTTGGTTACTTTGCATTTGGTTAA
- the hisA gene encoding 1-(5-phosphoribosyl)-5-[(5-phosphoribosylamino)methylideneamino]imidazole-4-carboxamide isomerase gives MDVIPAIDLLDGRCVRLYQGDYNQSQVFSDNPVEVAQQWVKQGAPRLHLVDLDGAKAGHPVNTQTIAAIVQAIDVPVQVGGGLRDRASVASLLDLGVRQVILGTVAVEQPDLVAQLCQEFPGKIVVGIDARDGKVATRGWLETSTVEAIALAQQMADVGVAAIIYTDIHRDGTLTGPNRDALRDLATAVTIPVIASGGMSSVSDLMSLLALEPLGVTGAIVGRALYTGDISLKEAVRAVGSGRWQDVPPNFGSSAFA, from the coding sequence ATGGATGTCATTCCAGCGATCGACCTGCTAGACGGGCGATGTGTGCGGCTCTATCAGGGTGACTACAATCAGTCACAAGTGTTTAGCGATAATCCCGTTGAGGTAGCGCAGCAATGGGTTAAGCAGGGCGCACCCCGACTCCATTTAGTCGATCTGGATGGCGCAAAGGCGGGACATCCGGTGAATACTCAAACGATCGCCGCGATTGTCCAGGCGATTGATGTCCCGGTGCAGGTTGGAGGCGGATTGCGCGATCGCGCCAGTGTTGCTTCTCTATTAGATTTGGGGGTACGGCAGGTGATCTTAGGAACGGTTGCTGTTGAACAGCCCGATCTGGTAGCGCAATTATGTCAAGAATTTCCAGGAAAGATCGTGGTAGGAATTGATGCCCGCGACGGCAAAGTCGCGACCCGTGGCTGGTTAGAAACCTCAACCGTAGAAGCGATCGCCCTGGCTCAACAGATGGCAGATGTTGGGGTCGCCGCGATTATCTATACTGACATTCACCGGGATGGCACCCTCACGGGACCCAACCGAGATGCCCTGCGGGATCTGGCAACAGCAGTAACCATTCCAGTGATTGCCTCTGGAGGCATGAGTTCGGTAAGCGACTTGATGAGCTTGCTGGCTCTTGAGCCTTTGGGAGTGACGGGGGCGATCGTTGGACGTGCCCTCTATACCGGAGATATTTCCCTAAAAGAAGCCGTCCGGGCGGTTGGCTCCGGACGGTGGCAGGATGTTCCTCCCAATTTTGGGAGTTCAGCATTTGCATAA
- a CDS encoding aminotransferase class I/II-fold pyridoxal phosphate-dependent enzyme: protein MQVVKEYVQRWYESGLDPDEYICHRKQGNLIEIEEAETGKRRTVLTFCTNDVLGLVQNPAVQQAAIDSILQYGTSNSSCSVLSGRIDLHRQLEDEISEFKHLPHTQLFLNAWMAMQALMDAFCHLAIPVPGFQHTRETLILTDVLNHGCIVSAIANAGTRSGKLFGHSPRVRVRAYRHCDMEDLARKLQRYARPDDRIMVVSDAVFSMDGDVAPLPTMIDIMENYEGSVLVMDEAHASGALGATGRGIYEHFGILPQDAIKRGIAPLIMTTFSKFAASAGAAISSHVAELKPLLNVSPTSIGTISLPPPTTAAALESIRQVRQHPELVQRLQENTRYLRSQLIANDFDAIGETNVIPVILPPDLNPKVFARVLMNDYGLWLSPIWFIAKPRMRITVNSLHTREEMDLLVEGMVSARKMMYKSTISA from the coding sequence GTGCAAGTTGTTAAAGAATACGTTCAGCGTTGGTACGAGAGCGGGCTTGACCCCGATGAATACATCTGCCATCGCAAGCAAGGCAATTTAATTGAGATCGAAGAAGCTGAAACTGGCAAGCGTCGCACGGTGCTAACATTTTGCACCAACGACGTGTTGGGCTTGGTGCAAAACCCAGCCGTTCAACAGGCAGCGATCGATTCCATCCTGCAATATGGTACTTCAAACAGTTCATGTTCAGTGTTGAGTGGTCGGATTGACCTCCATCGCCAACTCGAAGATGAAATTTCAGAATTTAAGCACCTGCCACATACGCAACTTTTCCTAAATGCGTGGATGGCAATGCAAGCCCTGATGGATGCTTTTTGCCATCTAGCAATTCCGGTGCCGGGGTTCCAACATACCCGTGAAACCCTGATTTTGACGGATGTGTTAAACCACGGTTGCATTGTCTCGGCGATCGCCAACGCTGGAACTCGCTCTGGTAAGCTGTTTGGACACAGCCCCAGAGTGCGGGTGCGGGCGTATCGCCACTGTGACATGGAAGACCTGGCGCGGAAGCTGCAACGCTATGCTCGCCCTGACGATCGCATTATGGTGGTGTCAGATGCGGTCTTTTCAATGGACGGCGATGTTGCCCCTCTGCCAACCATGATCGACATCATGGAAAACTACGAAGGCAGTGTGTTGGTGATGGACGAAGCTCATGCCAGTGGTGCCCTGGGTGCAACGGGTCGAGGCATTTATGAGCACTTCGGTATTCTGCCCCAAGATGCGATCAAACGGGGTATAGCACCGCTCATCATGACCACCTTCTCTAAATTTGCCGCGTCTGCTGGAGCTGCCATTAGTAGCCATGTTGCAGAATTAAAGCCTCTGCTCAACGTTTCTCCGACCTCAATTGGCACGATTTCTCTGCCACCTCCGACCACTGCTGCTGCTTTAGAGAGCATTCGTCAGGTGCGTCAGCATCCAGAGTTGGTACAACGGCTTCAGGAAAACACGCGCTATTTGCGATCGCAACTCATTGCTAATGACTTTGATGCGATCGGTGAAACTAACGTGATCCCAGTCATTCTGCCACCCGACCTCAATCCCAAGGTGTTTGCCCGTGTGTTGATGAATGACTACGGGCTGTGGCTATCACCCATTTGGTTCATTGCCAAGCCTCGGATGCGGATCACCGTCAATTCTCTGCATACTCGCGAAGAGATGGACTTGCTTGTAGAGGGCATGGTGTCCGCTCGCAAGATGATGTACAAGTCTACGATCAGCGCATAA
- a CDS encoding aromatic ring-hydroxylating dioxygenase subunit alpha produces MELATTLKGQTVRNAVREVGINPNYWYPVAWADKLKAGTILPTMVWQQAIALYRDSEGQAHAIEDACPHKGVVLHKGQLQGDNIVCPYHGWEFNTNGECVNIPYLPKEQKLPCAQARSYPTREKYGVIWVFPGDAALADITPFPEVPEYDDDNWMMVPITGHFKAHFSICNENTMDVFHGFLHNNLQGWFDPVLLSLRETDGTVRAQYRVRYQGWISKVLGLSSEEDGITTRTVTVHYKYPHYHSTLEGVSSLHLMRLPVSPTETRSFSLLFLQLPLPKWLRDTFKPLVIPFIRRFVFMRFLNQDVEMMESEQKTYEAGRDRRYVEINPAIIALQRLVVRQYEQFVQQSSQLQGHRNGDSQRTVAFSKAGVGQVEQASESSVG; encoded by the coding sequence ATGGAATTGGCAACAACGCTTAAGGGTCAAACAGTCCGAAATGCAGTGCGTGAGGTTGGTATCAACCCGAACTACTGGTATCCAGTCGCGTGGGCAGACAAGCTCAAGGCGGGAACCATTTTACCCACAATGGTCTGGCAACAGGCGATCGCTCTTTACCGGGATAGCGAAGGGCAAGCCCACGCGATCGAAGATGCCTGTCCTCACAAAGGGGTCGTCCTCCATAAGGGGCAACTCCAGGGCGACAACATTGTCTGTCCCTACCACGGGTGGGAGTTTAATACCAATGGAGAGTGTGTTAACATTCCCTATCTTCCTAAAGAGCAAAAATTACCCTGCGCCCAGGCTCGTAGTTATCCTACACGCGAAAAATATGGTGTGATTTGGGTGTTTCCGGGTGATGCGGCGTTAGCAGATATCACGCCTTTTCCAGAGGTGCCTGAATACGATGACGACAACTGGATGATGGTGCCGATCACCGGACACTTTAAGGCGCACTTCTCAATCTGCAATGAAAATACGATGGACGTGTTTCATGGCTTTTTGCATAACAACCTCCAGGGCTGGTTTGACCCCGTTTTATTAAGTCTGCGGGAAACGGACGGAACCGTTCGTGCTCAGTACCGCGTCCGTTATCAGGGATGGATTTCCAAAGTGTTGGGCTTAAGCAGTGAAGAGGATGGCATCACGACCCGCACGGTGACGGTTCACTACAAATATCCCCATTACCACAGCACGCTGGAAGGCGTTTCCTCGTTGCACCTGATGCGGTTACCCGTCAGTCCAACGGAGACTCGGTCATTCTCATTGTTGTTTTTGCAACTGCCTTTGCCGAAGTGGTTGAGAGATACCTTCAAACCTTTGGTGATCCCATTCATCCGGCGATTTGTCTTTATGCGTTTCCTAAATCAAGACGTTGAGATGATGGAAAGTGAGCAGAAAACCTATGAGGCTGGGCGCGATCGCCGCTACGTTGAAATTAATCCAGCAATTATCGCTCTTCAACGGTTAGTTGTCCGGCAGTATGAACAATTTGTGCAACAATCAAGTCAATTACAAGGTCATCGCAATGGAGATTCACAACGCACCGTTGCTTTCTCGAAAGCAGGGGTAGGTCAGGTTGAGCAAGCCTCGGAAAGTTCAGTCGGGTAA
- a CDS encoding MFS transporter, with protein sequence MLPVGEASRKQTVSFKLPKQTPKFLVLLAAGCLTTMTGGVVSPVLPEMVQHLNLDPKWAGMLVSMHALTIALFTPILGILADRIGKLKVMIPSLILYSLFGISGAFIPHLVPLLVVRGLLGAASGGVAAASIGLLGSMYDGDLRSRVLGYATSAMTTAAILVPIIGGWVGADHWQRAFYLYALGVPLALVAMVVLNDKPSQKASAIAPGAQREQLFKSISHPQTLQLYAILALAATVVYAVVIYTPLYLKATIGAGPELNGIVLGVRAIGAAIISAVGASWIAHRIGVKQTIALGFFLMAVTLITIPFLHQIELILPTAVVFGIGFGIITPNTYNALANRAPAEVRASVLAIGTGANSLGQFISPLMLGSIWKYMGLPTVFFVTAAIALGMSIASLTQLTNDQ encoded by the coding sequence ATGTTGCCTGTTGGCGAAGCCTCTCGAAAGCAAACAGTTTCGTTTAAGTTGCCGAAGCAAACTCCAAAGTTTTTGGTGTTGTTAGCGGCAGGTTGTCTAACGACCATGACGGGTGGTGTCGTTTCTCCAGTGTTGCCAGAGATGGTGCAACACCTGAACCTCGACCCCAAGTGGGCAGGCATGTTGGTGAGTATGCATGCCCTGACGATCGCCCTGTTTACACCCATTTTAGGAATTTTGGCAGACCGGATTGGGAAACTCAAGGTCATGATCCCCTCCCTCATCCTCTACTCACTCTTTGGCATCTCCGGGGCATTTATCCCCCATCTGGTACCTCTGTTAGTCGTACGAGGGCTATTAGGGGCTGCCAGTGGTGGAGTCGCTGCCGCCAGTATTGGGCTATTGGGCAGTATGTATGATGGCGACTTGCGATCGCGTGTTTTGGGTTATGCCACCAGTGCTATGACCACAGCGGCGATTTTGGTGCCCATCATCGGGGGTTGGGTTGGAGCCGACCACTGGCAACGCGCTTTTTATCTCTATGCGCTGGGGGTGCCACTGGCACTGGTCGCGATGGTGGTTCTCAACGACAAGCCCTCTCAAAAAGCATCGGCGATCGCCCCCGGTGCTCAGCGAGAACAATTGTTCAAAAGCATCAGCCATCCTCAAACCCTTCAGCTTTATGCAATCCTGGCATTGGCAGCGACTGTTGTCTATGCCGTTGTCATCTATACCCCCCTCTATCTCAAAGCCACGATTGGAGCAGGTCCAGAGCTTAACGGTATTGTTTTGGGCGTTCGGGCGATCGGAGCAGCCATTATTTCAGCTGTAGGAGCCAGTTGGATTGCTCACCGCATTGGGGTTAAACAAACCATTGCTTTGGGATTTTTTCTGATGGCAGTCACCCTGATTACCATCCCGTTCTTGCACCAGATTGAGCTAATTTTGCCGACCGCTGTAGTGTTTGGCATCGGGTTTGGCATTATTACTCCCAACACCTACAACGCTCTAGCCAATCGTGCTCCGGCAGAGGTGAGAGCCAGCGTTCTGGCAATCGGGACGGGAGCAAATTCTCTTGGACAATTCATCTCACCGCTCATGCTAGGGTCCATCTGGAAATATATGGGGTTGCCTACCGTATTTTTCGTCACAGCTGCGATCGCCCTGGGCATGAGCATTGCCAGCTTGACCCAACTGACGAATGATCAATGA
- the accD gene encoding acetyl-CoA carboxylase, carboxyltransferase subunit beta: MSLFDWFANRRKSGPISKERQEREIADGLWSKCKACGVLTYAKDLRANQMVCPECGYHNRIFGDERVEQLIDANTWRALDESLRPLDPLKFRDRKSYSDRLRETQEKTKLSDAVLTGLGQLEGLPLALGIMDFRFMGGSMGSVVGEKLTRLIERATRERFPVVIICASGGARMQEGMLSLMQMAKISAALERHREARLLYIPVLTHPTTGGVTASFAMLGDIILAEPQATIGFAGRRVVEQTLREKLPDGFQTAEYLLNHGFVDAIIPRTRLKQTLAQLIRLHQSYPQTPPLMHHVPEPLHVNVSAD; the protein is encoded by the coding sequence ATGTCCTTATTTGACTGGTTTGCAAATCGACGAAAATCAGGCCCGATCAGTAAAGAACGACAAGAACGTGAAATTGCTGATGGGCTGTGGAGTAAATGTAAAGCCTGTGGCGTTTTAACCTACGCCAAAGATTTGCGGGCAAATCAGATGGTCTGCCCCGAATGTGGGTATCACAATCGCATTTTTGGGGATGAACGGGTCGAGCAACTGATCGATGCCAACACCTGGCGAGCCCTGGATGAATCGCTGCGTCCCCTTGACCCCCTCAAATTTCGCGATCGCAAATCCTATAGCGATCGCCTGCGCGAAACTCAAGAGAAAACCAAGCTGTCTGATGCCGTGTTAACCGGGTTGGGGCAACTCGAAGGGTTACCGCTGGCACTGGGCATCATGGATTTCCGGTTTATGGGGGGCAGCATGGGGTCTGTGGTAGGCGAAAAGCTGACCCGACTGATTGAGCGAGCAACCCGCGAACGGTTTCCGGTGGTGATTATTTGTGCTTCTGGAGGAGCCAGAATGCAAGAAGGCATGTTGAGCCTGATGCAAATGGCAAAGATTTCAGCTGCCCTGGAGCGTCATCGCGAAGCCCGCCTACTCTACATCCCAGTGTTGACTCACCCCACCACTGGAGGGGTGACCGCCAGTTTTGCGATGCTGGGCGACATTATTTTAGCGGAACCGCAAGCCACCATCGGTTTTGCGGGGCGGCGAGTGGTCGAGCAGACCCTGCGTGAGAAATTACCCGATGGTTTCCAGACGGCTGAATATTTGCTCAATCACGGATTTGTGGATGCCATTATTCCCCGCACTCGGTTAAAACAAACCCTGGCGCAACTGATTCGTCTGCATCAGTCCTATCCACAAACTCCTCCGCTCATGCATCATGTACCTGAGCCATTGCACGTCAACGTGAGTGCTGATTGA